A section of the Rhipicephalus sanguineus isolate Rsan-2018 chromosome 11, BIME_Rsan_1.4, whole genome shotgun sequence genome encodes:
- the LOC119374493 gene encoding LOW QUALITY PROTEIN: nuclear valosin-containing protein-like (The sequence of the model RefSeq protein was modified relative to this genomic sequence to represent the inferred CDS: deleted 1 base in 1 codon), whose translation MSEPPLKRKRHSFGGDQRLLPRVRQVLSENDDLDAEGIVARLQRRHPEYRRKKRNALLYSVTNALEIIVQEDPRPATDTVGEEDLDGSSVTDEDVVPYPDQNTMNKSINDLYKTPDSKPEVPKDKGSEKARKTPKKSKSNDVDSAIQENLKKRMAKEKEIALINPTARFADLGGMEGPLEEVCNMLMHLKHPEVYKKLGVVPPRGFLLHGPPGCGKTLLAHAIAGELELPMIRVAAPEIVAGVSGESEERIRELFDRAVNSAPCIFFIDEIDAVTPKRETAQREMERRIVAQLLSSLDDLSQRELPAEVLVIGATNRPDALDPALRRAGRFDREICLGIPDEAARERILAVLCRKLTLGPEVKLSVVAHRTPGYVGADLMALTREATMSAINRIFRGIEESVKATGEGPRNRLDVAVSLLKEVPPLDDEQLKNLCVDVGDFESALKLVQPSAKREGFATVPDVTWDDVGALTSIREALQVAILAPVRHRDKYESLGLVTPTGILLHGPPGCGKTLLAKAIANESGINFISVKGPELLNMYVGESERAVRQCFQRARNSAPCVIFFDELDALCPRRSDSADGGSAVRVVNQLLTEMDGLEPRKQVFVLAATNRPDIIDPAMLRPGRLDEVLYVGLPSSEERVEILKTLTRNGTRPLLEETVSLEDIGKDQRCEGFSGADLAALVRQASVIALTKYLKDGAEGRILVGSEHFDAAFGKVSASNKGRRTFKKVEKVNVAPESVE comes from the exons ATGAGCGAGCCGCCGTTGAAGCGCAAGCGGCATTCTTTCGGCGGAGACCAGCGGCTCTTGCCTCGCGTCCGACAAGTTCTGAGCGAGAACGACGATCTGGATGCGGAGGGCATCGTAGCCAGGCTACAACGACGGCATCCCGAATACAGGCGCAAGAAGAGGAACGCCCTACTGTACTCTGTGACGAACGCGCTGGAAATAATCGTACAGGAGGACCCGCGACCGGCTACGGATACGGTGGGTGAAGAAGACCTCGACGGCAGTAGCGTCACCGACGAAGACGTGGTACCGTATCCCGACCAGAACACGATGAACAAGTCCATCAACGACCTGTACAAGACGCCCGACTCCAAGCCGGAGGTGCCCAAGGACAAGGGTTCCGAGAAAGCGCGCAAGACGCCCAAGAAGTCCAAGTCTAACGACGTGGACTCCGCCATCCAAGAGAACCTCAAGAAGCGCATGGCCAAGGAGAAAGAGATCGCGCTTATCAATCCGACGGCTCGGTTCGCGGACCTGGGAGGGATGGAAGGCCCTCTGGAAGAAGTCTGCAACATGCTGATGCACTTGAAGCACCCGGAGGTCTACAAGAAGTTGGGGGTGGTGCCGCCTCGAGGGTTCTTGTTACACGGACCTCCCGGTTGCGGGAAAACCCTTCTGGCGCACGCCATAGCAGGCGAGTTGGAACTACCCATGATACGAGTCGCGGCGCCCGAGATCGTAGCCGGTGTCTCGGGAGAGTCCGAGGAACGCATACGCGAGCTGTTCGACAGGGCCGTCAACAGCGCCCCGTGCATCTTCTTCATCGACGAGATAGACGCTGTCACGCCCAAACGCGAGACGGCGCAACGCGAGATGGAACGGCGAATCGTCGCCCAGCTCCTCTCCAGTCTCGACGACCTGTCGCAGCGCGAACTGCCCGCAGAGGTTCTCGTCATCGGAGCCACGAACCGACCCGATGCCCTTGACCCCGCCCTCAGGAGAGCCGGGCGGTTCGACCGGGAGATATGCCTCGGAATTCCGGACGAAGCCGCTCGCGAAAGGATCCTCGCCGTCCTGTGCCGAAAGCTGACGCTCGGACCGGAAGTCAAGCTGAGCGTCGTCGCCCACAGGACCCCCGGCTACGTCGGTGCCGACCTGATGGCGCTGACCCGGGAGGCCACCATGTCCGCCATAAACCGAATCTTTCGCGGAATCGAAGAGAGCGTCAAGGCGACCGGGGAAGGGCCGCGGAATCGCCTCGACGTCGCCGTCTCCCTGCTCAAAGAAGTCCCTCCTCTGGACGACGAGCAGCTCAAAAACCTCTGCGTGGACGTCGGGGACTTCGAGAGCGCCCTGAAGCTGGTCCAGCCGTCGGCCAAGCGCGAGGGCTTCGCCACCGTACCGGACGTCACGTGGGACGACGTGGGCGCCCTCACTTCGATCCGGGAAGCGCTTCAGGTCGCCATCTTGGCTCCCGTGCGACATCGGGACAAGTACGAGTCCCTGGGTCTCGTCACGCCGACGGGAATCTTGCTGCACGGACCTCCCGGTTGCGGGAAGACCCTCCTTGCGAAGGCCATCGCCAACGAGTCCGGCATCAACTTCATTTCCGTCAAGGGACCCGAGTTGCTCAACATGTACGTGGGCGAGAGCGAGCGGGCCGTGAGACAGTGTTTCCAGAGGGCTCGCAACTCGGCTCCCTGCGTCATCTTCTTCGACGAACTGGACGCCCTGTGTCCTAGACGTTCGGACTCGGCGGACGGCGGCTCGGCAGTC AGAGTGGTGAACCAACTCTTGACCGAGATGGATGGCCTGGAACCTAGGAAGCAGGTGTTCGTGTTGGCAGCTACCAACAGGCCTGACATCATCGATCCTGCCATGTTACGTCCGGGTCGCTTGGACGAAGTGCTCTACGTCGGTCTTCCCAGTTCAGAAGAGCGCGTCGAGATTCTGAAAACGCTGACGAGAAACGGAACGAGACCGCTTCTGGAGGAGACCGTGTCTCTGGAGGACATCGGCAAGGACCAGAGGTGCGAGGGATTTTCGGGTGCGGACTTGGCAGCGCTCGTGCGACAGGCGTCGGTGATCGCACTGACCAAGTACCTCAAGGACGGAGCCGAGGGGAGAATCCTGGTTGGCAGTGAACACTTCGACGCGGCTTTCGGAAAGGTGTCGGCTTCGAACAAGGGCCGTCGGACTTTTAAGAAAGTGGAAAAGGTTAATGTGGCGCCTGAGAGTGTTGAATAA